DNA from Polycladomyces zharkentensis:
GCCTTCTGGGCACCAACGGCGGCATTTCCATCCCGTAACGCTCAAACAGCGGCTTGAGCAATCCCCAGTAGGCGATCTCACTTGGCCCGACCACCACGGCCAGAGTGGGGAACAAAAACTCCTGCATCAACGGGCGGGTAATCACGTTGTTGCTCAATTGCTCCGGATTCGTACATGCGATATCCAACAACGCCTCTGCCGTCCATCGATGGGCACCATCCTTGGTGACAAACTGCCCATTGTCCAGATAGAGTGCCTCCCGGTTTCCGTTCACGTGCAAAAACAGATGAGCTTGATTGCCATTGACATCCACTTGTGACGGATAACCGGCAGCTTCAACGGCCTCTTTCTGGCGCCAGGCGGTGACGGCCAACCCCTCCCGATCCCGGATCAACTCTTCAAAAAACGGCTTTTCCAATCGCCGGAGTCCGGGGTCGGCTGAATCGACGAGCAACAATCCCCACCGTCCGAACAGTTCATGCATCAATCTGGCAAAATACCGGCTCCATTGGACCCGGTTACCGTCCAACCGATGCAAACGGGACAATACCTCCCGTTTGTACTCGGTGTCAGGAAGCAAGCGGGACAGTTGGTCCAACCATTCCCGCAATGCGGCGCCCTCAATCTCGATCCGTCCGACGGACGGCCGCCCTTCCACGGAAACGTGCAACCGGTGTCTCCGGTAGGGATGGTGCTCATCCAGCGAAGGGAGAGTAATGTGATCCACTTCATTCACGTCGTGGTCTTCTCCGGCTATCCAAAAAACAGGGATCACGGGTCGCCCCAAACGTTCTTCCTCCTGTCGGGCCAGTTGAATCAACGTGACCGCCTTGTAAATCGTATACAACGGTCCCGTCAACAGGCCGGCCTGCTGGCCACCGATCACCACCAGGCTGTCAGGATCGGTCAACCGTTTCCAGTTTCGTTCCACAGCCGGATGGATCTCCTCATCCCCGTGATACGACCGCAGCACATCGACCAACGCTTGCCGCGAAACCGGCCGCGAACGGCTCAATATCCGTTCTGCCCGCAAGCGAAATGATGATTCCGCAAAGGGGTCATACCCGTAGAAAGGGCGAACGGAAGGAGAACATTTCATATAATCTGCCACCATTGGGTGATCCGGCTTAAACTGGATGCCTTGCGTTCTCATTCGATACCCCTTTTCTCTCCTTTGACTGCTTCCAAGTATATCACGAATGCTGCTGCCGGTAACCACCATCCGTGATCAACCGGCCGATTTCGTCCGCTCTTCCGGCTTTCGGGGCAGAAGAAAGGTGGACAAAAAACCGATCGCCGAAACACCTGCCGCCAACTCCATCGCACGCGGATAGTGCGGATACAACGATCCGATATGACGGTACCAGATGTCCGGATCCACCGGCCCCAACACATACGCCAGTGCAATCAAACCCAGTGCCCCACCCGCTGCACGCGACATGCCGGCGGCGACCAATCCGACCCGAACTTGCCGCGAGGGCAGCCATTGCAACAACAACAGGTGAAGCGGCGCACTCAGCGTGAACCCCAACCCCGCCCCCCAACACACCAGTGCGACCCATACCGTCCACGGTGCCAGGATGCGGGCCAGCAACCAATCGGCGATAAACAACAGCACGAATCCCAACGTAAAATTGGCATGGCATCCTTTGCGGGATACCCACCAGCGCGACAACGGCACGGAGCCGCTGGCGGAAGCCGCGATCAACGCCAAGCTCCACCCTTCTGCATTCCCGATTTGCGGCATCAAAAAACCTATCCATCCCGGAATCAACACCACGGATGACCAACAGAAGCCCGTCAGAAAGACGAACACATGAAACAGCAACAATCGGCGATCCTGCCAGATCGTCGGTGTAAAAAACGGTGCCCCGACCTGCTTCTCCACCATAAACAGCGGGACCACCATCCCCAACGCCATGATCCACAGCGGCAACACCTGAGGCGCGATGACCGCCTGCCAACCTTCATCCGGGTTCATCATCGCCATGGCCGCCATCGCAAAAAACAGCATCAATCCGAAAAAGGTGACACCGATGATATCCAACGGTTGCGAATGTCGACCGTATCCCGGTGCGGATCGCGGAGCCGCCCAAAACAGTGTGATCACCAGCGGAATGGGCAGAATAAACAGCCACCGCCAGTGAAAAATGCTGGCCGTCCACCCGGATAAGAGGGGCAGGACAACCAGCACGCCCGCCAACAGCAAAGTGAGTCCGATGCGGATATACGGACGGCTTTTTTGCATCCACCGCCGGATCGCAACAGCAAACAGAGGAACCATGCCACCCGATCCCAACGCTTGCAGCATGCGCCCGGTCAAGAGCAAAAACCAAGACGAGCTTATGCTCACGACGAACGAACCGACCGCGTACAAAAACAGGGCCAACAGCCACAGACGCTCACGCGTCTGACGAACGGGCCACAGTTCCATCACCGGCAATGCAATGGAAAACACAGCCAAATATACAGCGACCATCCATACAGCCCACCGGGGTGTCAGATCAAAGTCGGCCGCGATAGACGATAGTACGGGTGTCACGATCTCAATGTCCAGTGTGCTAAGGAAGATCGCGATCACATATGTATCCACGATGCGCGTTTTCGCTGTCGGCATGGTGAAGATCGCCCCCTGTGTTGCCCCTGCCGATCCCCAACTTCCTTATATTGAAATGAATGTTCGCTCTCATTTGATGACTTGATGATGCCAGAGTTGTGTACAGTCTGATGGGATTGCCCTTGCATCCGGTTTCCGCGATCCTCCACACCTTTTTTCGGGTGGATTGAGGTATTTTGACTGCATTATCCATTTCTTATGATATCATACGATGAATGGAAATGGAAAATCGATATCGGGCCGCTATCGACGGTTTATTGCTTCTTTGGCATGGACCAATCGCATCAGGGTTTCATGAATGGGTGTCTGGATCCCGCGGGCTTTTCCTTCCTTGACGATCCCCCCGTTGATCCAGTCCACCTCCGTCATATGCCCCCGCATCAAATCCTGATACATCGAGGAACGGTTGGTGGCTGTCTTTTCACAAACCTCCGCTACCTCATGAAAAACATCGTCAGCCTCCCACCGATACCCCATCGCCCGCACAACCGCAACACCCTCCTCCAGCGCAGCCCGGATCAACGCCCTGGCGTCCGGCAAACGGAACAGTTCACCGTTTTCCACTTCCAGCAAAGCTGTCAACGGATTGATCACACTGTTGATCATTAATTTCTTCCATATGCGGGGTTGAATATCAGCCTCCAACACAACCGGACACCACCGGTGATCCACCTGAGCGATGAGCGACCGCAACAAAGCCGGATGGTCCTCTTGTTTTCCCAGAAGCGGTCCGATCCACGTCTGCCCGGCGCCGGTATGACGGACAGTTGTCATATCCTCTCGCCAAGCTCCTTCGGTGGTAACTGCTCCATAAACCGGTTGGGTATGACGGGTTTTCTTCACGACGGCGTCGTGGCCCACACCGTTCTGCCAGCAGACGATCACCCCATCCTGTGCGCAGACGGACAGTGCCTGATAAAATGCCGAGGTGAAATCGCGTTGTTTTACCATTAACATGATGACATCAAACGAGGCGGTCACTCTGTCTGATTCCACCGCCTGCACCGGCATCCGCCGTGCCTTTCCGTCCAGTCCGATGACACGAATTCCTTCACTTCGGACAGCATCGGCCTGTTTCCGTGTTCGCGTCACCAATACCGTCTCCGAATACAATGCAGCCAGTCGCGCCGCCCACAACAGCCCCAACGCCCCGCCACCCCACACGCCGATGCGCATGCCCTCCCCTCCTTTCGATTAACCGATTGATTCACGGAAGACTGAAGACGCATCACCGTCTCCCTTTTCCCCCGCATCTCCGCCAATCATTATTTTTTCATTTTACTATCAGGGAACATGCTTGACCATCCTACTCAATGTCTAATTTCTCCAGCCGTGATGGGGACCACAAAAAAAGCCGCCCAAACCTAGGGCGGACAGGAGTAACAAAATCTGCAGGCTCCGATCCCGTCTCCGCTTCGTAGCAACACAGCTAGAATGTGTCTGGTCAATCCGTTAGGGGGCAACGCTTTCCAAATGAGCGACCTTTGAGCCCGAAAGAGAGCGAGAGGGAAAACGGTACACCCAGAGTTGTGAGTGGTTAAAATCCCACCTCTCTGATGGACGTATTCCAAACGTTTATACCGGATAAACCGGGTGCTTGCGTTCGCTGAACGTCATTTCCTTATCAGCGTACGCTTCCAAACGGTCGATCAACTCCTCACGCAATCGGTCCGGTTCGATGATGCCGTCGATGATCAATTCGGAAGCCAAGCGGTAGATGTCGATGTCCTTCTTGTACTCTTCCCGTTTCTGCATGATGAATCGGGTCCGCTCCGGCTCCTCCAATTCGGCGATCTTGTTGCTGTACACCGCATTGACCGCCGCTTCCGGACCCATTACCGCGATCTGTGCAGTGGGAAGGGCCAGACAGCAATCCGGCTCAAAAGCGGGACCTGCCATCGCGTATAAACCGGCACCGTAGGCCTTGCGCACAATGATCGAAATTTTCGGCACAGTCGCTTCCGACATTGCCGCGATCATTTTGGCTCCGTGACGGATGATACCGGCCCGTTCCACCTGTGTGCCGATCATAAATCCGGGGACATCAGCCAGAAAGACAAGCGGGATGTGAAATGCGTCGCACAGCGTGATGAACCGCGCCGCTTTATCGGCCGAATCAACGAACAACACACCGCCTTTGACCTTGGATTGGTTGGCGACGATGCCCACGACACGACCGTTGATACGCGCAAATCCGGTGATCAGTTCCCGGGCGAACAGCTTTTTCATCTCGAAAAACGAATCCTCATCCACGAGGGTTTCAATCAGCTCCATCATATCAAACGGTGTGTTTTGGTTATCGGGTACAATCTCGGATACCGGCCGACCTTTCCCGGAAGGAGATTTCGGTTGGGCCGCCGGCGGTTTTTGCGTATAATTGGCCGGGAAATAGCTCAGATAGCGACGAGCCGCCGCGATGGCTTCCGCTTCATCGGCGGCCAATACATCTCCGCAACCGCTGACGGTGCAGTGCATCCGGGCGCCGCCCATTTCTTCCAACGTCACTTTCTCTCCGATTACCATTTCGGCCATCCGCGGCGAACCCAGATACATGCTGGCGTTTTGATCGACCATGATCACCACGTCGCAAAATGCCGGGATATACGCTCCCCCTGCGGCAGACGGACCGAACAGAACGCAGACTTGCGGAATCTTTCCTGACAGTTTCACCTGGTTGTAAAAGATCCGGCCCGCTCCCCTCCTGCCCGGAAACATCTCGATCTGGTCGGTGATCCGGGCGCCGGCGGAATCGACCAGGTAAATCATCGGGATGCGCAACCGTTCGGCAGTTTCCTGGATGCGGATGATTTTTTCCACCGTGCGGGCGCCCCATGACCCGGCCTTTACCGTGGCGTCATTGGCCATCACGCAAACCCTTTGACCGTTCACCTTGCCGATTACCGTCACCACGCCGTCGGCAGGAAGCGATTCGTCCAGGCAATTGGCAAACAATCCGTCTTCCAGCTGAAAATCGTCGTCAAACAGCAACTCCAACCGTTTACGGACAAACAGTTTGTTTTGCCGGGACAGTCTTTCGTGATATTTGGCGGCGCCTCCCTGTTTGATCTTCTCCGCACGCTGTGCCAGCGTCTCCACCGTGGTCGTTTGCATCGTATGGTTCCTCCTCCCAACGACGAGAGATTACTCACCCAGATAAATGGGCTTTCTTTTTTCTTTGAAAGCCTGCAGACCCTCCAACCGGTCTTTGGTCGGGATCAGCACTTCGTACGCTTTGGTTTCGAAGGCCAATCCGGACGCCAAATCCATCTCGAAACCGTAATCGATCGCCATTTTCGCCTGCGCCAAGGCCAGCGGCGCTTGTTGGTTGATTTTCTCGGCCATCTCCAAAGCTGCCGACAACGTATTCCCTTTTTCAACTACCCGATTGACGAGACCGATCGCTTCCGCTTCCTTTGCCGAAATCCGGCTGGCCGTGAAGATCAACTCTTTGGCTTTGGCCTTGCCCACAATGCGTGGCAGTCGCTGTGTTCCGCCCGCGCCCGGGATGATCCCGAGAGAGGTCTCCGTCAAACCGAACACAGCCCTCTCGTCCGCCACACGGAGGTCACACGCCAGTGCCAACTCCATCCCACCGCCCAGCGCCACTCCGTTCACTGCGGCGATTACCGGCTTGGGCAGTCGTTCCACCATCAGAAATGTCTCACGAATCAGATGAATGTAACGCCGAACCTGATCTTCCGACATCGTGCGCCGTTCTTTCAGATCCGCACCGGAACAGAAGGCTTTCTCCCCCGCCCCGGTGATCACCACCACGCGAGTGGCTTTGGAATGATGCAACTCCTGGAGAATCCGGTTCAGCTCCTGCAATGTCGGATAGTTCAGCGCGTTGTACACTTCGGGTCGATTCAGCGTCAAAACGGAGATGCCTTCTCTCCGTTCCCACTCGACCAGGCTCATCACGCTTCCCCCTTCCCTGCCGACGACCACTCTGCGATCACGCTCTGCAACACCTTGGAGGACAATGGTCGACCCATCTCTTTTTGCACGTCAATACTGACCCGACAGAGCGCTTCCAGGTCGATGCCCGTTTCGATGCCTTCTTGTTCCAAAAAATATACCAAATCTTCCGTGGCCACATTTCCCGACGCTCCCGGCGCATACGGGCAGCCTCCCAGACCGCCGAACGCACTATCCAAGGTGCGGATTCCCATTTCAAGCGACACGTACGCATTGATCAGTGCCGTTCCCCGCGTGTCGTGATAATGCCCCGCCAAGCGTTCCGCCGGGATGTGCCGGAGCAGGACTTCCAACGTTTCTTTCACCTTTTTGGGTGTGGCCACCCCGATCGTGTCTCCGAGGGAGATTTCGTAGACTCCCATTTCGAGCAGGCGTTCGCACACCCGCACCACTTGCGAAACCGGGACGTCACCCTCGTAGGGACACCCGAACACCGTTGACACATACCCCCGCACCCGCTTGCCCGCCGCTTGGGCCCGTTCCACCACTTCCGCCAGCACCGGGTAGGTTTCGTCAATCGATTTGTTGATGTTTTTCCGGTTGTGGGTTTCACTGGCGGAGAGAAAAACGGCATATTCGTCGATCGGGGTGGTCAAAGCCCGTTCCAAGCCTTTGACGTTGGGAATCAGCGCACGGTACCGAACGTCTCGTCCCCTCGGCAGACGGGATGCCAACTCCGCCGCATCGGCCATTTGGGGAATCCAGCGGGGATGAACGAATGAAGTGGCTTCAATTTCCTTGACCCCCGCCCGGATCAACCCCTCGGCGATGCGGCACTTCACGTCGACGGACAGCATGACCGATTCATTTTGCAGTCCGTCCCGCAGCCCCACTTCCACGATGGTCACCCGTGTCACGGGATCACCTCCCATTCCCTGAACCCAGGACATGTGTGAATATTGGTTCCAAAAAGCACCTCCTCCAAGTCTGCTGACAAAGTTCCGCAGACAGCCGCCTCTTTCCTACAGCCCGTACCTTAAACTCAGGACACGGGCAAAGTACGCTCCGCGGAAATGATCCACGAATATGGCGCTTTCCGAATCGTTTCCCGGAAAGAACCGGGCAGTCGCTTGTCTGGAAACGTTGCCGCCTGGCCGAATAACCGGGACAGGCCAGAGTCGCTCGAGACAGGTATCTCGTAGAAAATCTGATATCTCTCGCATCGATAATGACCAAGCGCCCCCGGTCACTCCAGCTCTACCAACACATCTCCTTCGCCCACAAAGGAGCCGATCTCCACGGGAACGGATTTCACTTTCCCGTCGGCTTCGGCTGCAATCGGGATCTCCATTTTCATCGATTCCAGAATGACGACGTCCTGACCCGATTTCACTTCGTCCCCCGGTTTCACCAATACCTGCAATACGGTCCCCGCCATGTTCGCCTGAATCGTTTTCATCGTCTGATGCCTCCATCCATTTGAAAATGTTGCAGCAACTGCGTATCATACCGTCCCTCAACAAACTCAGGGTGATCCAACAACGCACGCAACAAGGGCAAATTGGTTCGGATCCCTTCAACCCGGAACATTTCCAACGCCGCGCGGCTTTTTTCCAACACCGTTTCCCGCGTCGGTCCGCCCACGATCAGTTTGGCGATCATCGGATCGTAAAACGGGGTCACCACATTGCCCGCTTCCACACCCGCATCCACGCGGATGCCCTCCCCCTCCGGCACCGTCATCGCATGGATCGTTCCCGGCGACGGCAGGAAGGTCGTCGGGTCCTCGGCATATATCCGATATTCCACTGCATGCCCCCGGGCCTTGATCTCCTGTTGCCTCAACGGGAGCGGTTTCCCTTCTGCAATATCCAGTTGCCAATCCACCAGATCCTGACCCGTCACCATCTCAGTCACCGGATGTTCCACCTGAAGGCGCGTATTCATCTCGAGAAAATAGATGCGTTCCTGCTCATCAACCAGAAACTCCACCGTACCGACTCCGGTATATCCAACCGCCTTTGCGGCCCGCACGGCTGCATCGCTCAGCCGCTCCCGCGTTTCGGGCCGGATGGACGGGGAAAGGCACTCTTCCACCACTTTTTGGTTCCGACGCTGAACGGAACACTCCCGCTCAAACAGGTGAACCGTATTTCCCTGTGAATCGGCGGCCACCTGCACTTCCACATGGCGTGGTCGTTCGATCAACCGCTCCAAAAACACGGCGGAATCGCCGAAATACGCTTTGGCTTTGGCCTGCACGGTGGCAAACGCTTTCTTCAATTCATCCGGTGTTCGGCATACTTGCATGCCGATTCCGCCACCACCTGCGCTCGCTTTGATCATCACGGGATACCCGATGCGCTCTGCTTCTGCCAGCGCTTCCTCCTCCCCGCTGACGCCTCCCTCCGTTCCGGGAACGACGGGGACGCCGGCCTCGGCCATCGTGCGACGCGCCGTCACTTTGTCGCCCATTCGTTCGATCACGTCCGGCCGCGGTCCAATCAATACCAGACCCGCCTCCTCCACTTTTCGCGCAAAGGTCGCATTTTCGGAAAGCAAACCGTAACCGGGATGAATCGCATCGGCTCCCGTCTTTTTTGCCGCTTGGATGATGGCATCTATATTCAGATAACTTTGCGCCACCGGAGGCGGACCGATGGCAACCGCCACGTCGGCCTCCCGAACAAAGGGCATGTCTTGATCTGCCTCGGAATATACCGCAACGACGCGAATACCGCGCGCACGGCAAGTTCGGGCGATTCTTCTGGCAATCTCTCCACGATTGGCGATGAGAATGGTTTTGATTCCCATAATCCACCTCTTGTGTTTTTGTTTGTGCTTTCATCACTGAAGGCGGGGGATGGAATTTTCTCTTCATTACCACTATACCGAAAAGTGAATCCCTTTCACAACATCGGATTGTGTTTGACGGGATTCCCATTTCGTCGTTCCCCTTGGAATCGTGTATAATGAGGAGGAAAGCGGATCGATTTCAGGAGGGGAAAGGAGGCGTCCGCCACGATGAGCCATTACAAAGTGGAACGGCTCAAAATCAATTACAAAACACTGGAAGAATTCCAAAAGTTCCGTGAGTACGGGTTGCAAGAATTGTCCATGTTGGAAGATTTGCAAGCCAACATCATCGAGAACGACAGCAATTCCCCATTTTACGGCATTTACTTGGACGGCAACCTGATCGCCCGTGCCAGTTTGTACCGTATTGACGCCAAATACGACCGTTATTTTGATCCGCCGCAAGATTACTATGAGTTGTGGAAGTTGGAAGTACTTCCCCAGTATCGAAATCAAGGATGCGGTACAGCACTGGTGGAACATGCCAAAAGCCTGGGTTTGCCGATTAAAACCAACGCCCGTTGTCGATCTGACGAATTTTGGAAAAAGATGGGATTTTCGCCGGTTAAATACGATCCCGTACGCGATCGGGGAGAAAACCCTTATGTCTGGACACCACCCGGTGTCAGCCTCAAGGAATGACGAAACGAATCCCACACGATTCCCGCTCAGGGATGCAGATACTTCGAGGGAACCAGCCGTCGTTTCCAGGTAAAAAGGAAATGGGACCGTTTTCATCCGAAACGGTCCCCCGTCGGGACTTTTGCCAACGCTCTCGAAAAACGTCTCCCAGCCGACCGATCATACGTAAGAAAGAAACGGAGGCGGGAGACGGCTTTCCCTCTTCGCATTCCAGGTTTGATGACAAAGTCCGTGCTTGATTTCCCAAGGTGCAACAACCCGTTTATTTGTCGATCCGCTCCAAATTCCCGTTTTCGTCCATTTTAAACTTGGTTTTCAGCTTTTCGTCGTCCTCTTCCTCCAACAGTGCCAACTTCCTCGCCCTGTCCATGATTTGTATCAGGGCTTTGTAATCGTCGTTGACAACTTGGTAGTCGCTCTGGACGTGGTTGAGTTGGCTCTTCATCTCATCGTTTTCTTTTGACAACTGCTGAATCCGTTCTTCCCGCTCCTTGATTTCCTTCTCCAACTGTTTGTGTTGACGCCTTAACTCAGCCACTTCGTTTTTGTGCATACGCAGAAAACGAATGATGGAATCCAGGGACATCAGATGATCTTCCCCGTGATCCAATTGCTCGCTCAACACGCGTACGCGCGATATGCGCCCTTTTTCTTTGTTTCGTTTTTGCCGCTGCGATTTGGCAATTTGAATGGCCGCCTCATACTTTTTTCTCACAAAGCTGTTCCAGCGAAATCCGCAAGCCGCCGGCGTCCGTCCCAACTTTTCCGCCACTTCTTCAAAAGCGGCCAACTGTGTGCTTCCCTCACGAATATGACGCAACGTCACCTCTGCCAGAACAAGATCGTCGTCCGGTGTCCATGCGTCTTGTCTTTTCACCACCATGATAACCCTCCCTGATCAGGCTTTCCACAAATCAATTTGTTCTATCTGTATGCGTTTGGTATAAAACGTAGTATATGTAACTAGTAAATTTTATAACCGAATTGTCCATTTGGTATACATGCCGTCCGCAGACATGAGAAAAACCGCCCGTGACGGGCGGCAAGTCCGAAAGTTCACGAACAACCGTATACCGTGTCAAGCTCCCCCGGTCCAGTGAAGCTTGATCCATGCACGTGGAGCAACCAAACACTCCTTGGAGTCGCTTGGCTGGATGAGACTTCAGTCTTCGCAACCCGCTCCACACGGCCAACTCCCTTTGGCCTCCGTGGACGTCTCGTTTCATCCGGCGTGGTACCCCATCCATCCACGATGGGATCGTCCAAACGCACCTCTTGAAAACTGATCCCCGAGATGGATCACTTACAATCGACCGGTCCGGCGCAAAAAAGCTTCAACAGCCTGATGGTGTACATCCGACTCCCACAGTCGGGAACACGTCCGGCTCTCCCACTTTGTCAAATCCAGCCGGTCAGCGCCGTCGCGCACCCGGTTGGCCAATTCCATATACGCCTCGATAACCGGCAACGGCGTGCGGGCGATGGTTTCCGCGAACCGTTGGACTTCCTCTTCCAGCTGTTCCGACGGGACCACCCGATCCACCAACCCGTACTGAAACGCCTGTGTGCTGTCGATGCGCTCCCCTGTCAAAAGCAGCGCCAAAGCGCGGCTTCGACCCACCAGGCGAATCAAACGCGAACCTCCTCCCCATCCGGTCGTAATCCCCAAACCAGCTTGAATAAACCCGAACTGTGCAGTATCCGACGCAAATCGGAAATCACAGCTGACCGCGATCTCACATCCGCCGCCCACCGCCGCTCCACCGACCGCAGCGATCGTCGGTTTTCCCAATTGCTCCAAAACATCCAGCAGGCTTCCCATCTGCGCATGTACCGGTTGAATCGCATCCGCTGTCTTCAGTTTGTGAAACTCCGTCAAATCGCCGCCTGAAACGAATGCTCGTTCATCTCCCGTGAGTACCAACACTTTCACGCCGGAATCCGATTTCCACTTTGCCAACACATCTTCCAGCTCCTGCATCATTTGCAGGTTGACCGCATTGCGCACTTCGGGGCGATGAAACCGAATCCAACCGACGCCATTCTTTTGTTCGGTGATCAATGTCTGCATGATCTCATCCCCTGTCTGTTTGCTCCTATCCCAGTCATCACGGGATGTATCCGCTTTTAAAAAACGCTCACTTCGTATATAATAACCTCTGTGGTATGATGGTTCCGATCAGTGACAACGTCCCGTATTTGATCACAGGTTTAACGGGCACGCGTCCAGAACGTACTGAATCGCAGAAGGAGTGGGAAAAATGGATCGGATGTTCCGGGTACTCGGGTTCTGGTGCCTGGTGATGGGCATCATGTTCTTGGCCGGTGACATGAACGCATTGGCGCTGCTCTTTTTCGCCCAAACCGTCCTGTTCGTCGTGCTGGGCTTCATGGGTCTCACCGAACGGACTTACATGTATCTGTTCTGTGGCTATATGGTCGTCGCCTTTATCGGCATGGTCACCTATTCAT
Protein-coding regions in this window:
- a CDS encoding acetyl-CoA carboxylase biotin carboxylase subunit — translated: MKTILIANRGEIARRIARTCRARGIRVVAVYSEADQDMPFVREADVAVAIGPPPVAQSYLNIDAIIQAAKKTGADAIHPGYGLLSENATFARKVEEAGLVLIGPRPDVIERMGDKVTARRTMAEAGVPVVPGTEGGVSGEEEALAEAERIGYPVMIKASAGGGGIGMQVCRTPDELKKAFATVQAKAKAYFGDSAVFLERLIERPRHVEVQVAADSQGNTVHLFERECSVQRRNQKVVEECLSPSIRPETRERLSDAAVRAAKAVGYTGVGTVEFLVDEQERIYFLEMNTRLQVEHPVTEMVTGQDLVDWQLDIAEGKPLPLRQQEIKARGHAVEYRIYAEDPTTFLPSPGTIHAMTVPEGEGIRVDAGVEAGNVVTPFYDPMIAKLIVGGPTRETVLEKSRAALEMFRVEGIRTNLPLLRALLDHPEFVEGRYDTQLLQHFQMDGGIRR
- a CDS encoding hydroxymethylglutaryl-CoA lyase — its product is MGGDPVTRVTIVEVGLRDGLQNESVMLSVDVKCRIAEGLIRAGVKEIEATSFVHPRWIPQMADAAELASRLPRGRDVRYRALIPNVKGLERALTTPIDEYAVFLSASETHNRKNINKSIDETYPVLAEVVERAQAAGKRVRGYVSTVFGCPYEGDVPVSQVVRVCERLLEMGVYEISLGDTIGVATPKKVKETLEVLLRHIPAERLAGHYHDTRGTALINAYVSLEMGIRTLDSAFGGLGGCPYAPGASGNVATEDLVYFLEQEGIETGIDLEALCRVSIDVQKEMGRPLSSKVLQSVIAEWSSAGKGEA
- a CDS encoding ketopantoate reductase family protein produces the protein MRIGVWGGGALGLLWAARLAALYSETVLVTRTRKQADAVRSEGIRVIGLDGKARRMPVQAVESDRVTASFDVIMLMVKQRDFTSAFYQALSVCAQDGVIVCWQNGVGHDAVVKKTRHTQPVYGAVTTEGAWREDMTTVRHTGAGQTWIGPLLGKQEDHPALLRSLIAQVDHRWCPVVLEADIQPRIWKKLMINSVINPLTALLEVENGELFRLPDARALIRAALEEGVAVVRAMGYRWEADDVFHEVAEVCEKTATNRSSMYQDLMRGHMTEVDWINGGIVKEGKARGIQTPIHETLMRLVHAKEAINRR
- a CDS encoding acyl-CoA carboxylase subunit beta codes for the protein MQTTTVETLAQRAEKIKQGGAAKYHERLSRQNKLFVRKRLELLFDDDFQLEDGLFANCLDESLPADGVVTVIGKVNGQRVCVMANDATVKAGSWGARTVEKIIRIQETAERLRIPMIYLVDSAGARITDQIEMFPGRRGAGRIFYNQVKLSGKIPQVCVLFGPSAAGGAYIPAFCDVVIMVDQNASMYLGSPRMAEMVIGEKVTLEEMGGARMHCTVSGCGDVLAADEAEAIAAARRYLSYFPANYTQKPPAAQPKSPSGKGRPVSEIVPDNQNTPFDMMELIETLVDEDSFFEMKKLFARELITGFARINGRVVGIVANQSKVKGGVLFVDSADKAARFITLCDAFHIPLVFLADVPGFMIGTQVERAGIIRHGAKMIAAMSEATVPKISIIVRKAYGAGLYAMAGPAFEPDCCLALPTAQIAVMGPEAAVNAVYSNKIAELEEPERTRFIMQKREEYKKDIDIYRLASELIIDGIIEPDRLREELIDRLEAYADKEMTFSERKHPVYPV
- a CDS encoding MFS transporter, with product MPTAKTRIVDTYVIAIFLSTLDIEIVTPVLSSIAADFDLTPRWAVWMVAVYLAVFSIALPVMELWPVRQTRERLWLLALFLYAVGSFVVSISSSWFLLLTGRMLQALGSGGMVPLFAVAIRRWMQKSRPYIRIGLTLLLAGVLVVLPLLSGWTASIFHWRWLFILPIPLVITLFWAAPRSAPGYGRHSQPLDIIGVTFFGLMLFFAMAAMAMMNPDEGWQAVIAPQVLPLWIMALGMVVPLFMVEKQVGAPFFTPTIWQDRRLLLFHVFVFLTGFCWSSVVLIPGWIGFLMPQIGNAEGWSLALIAASASGSVPLSRWWVSRKGCHANFTLGFVLLFIADWLLARILAPWTVWVALVCWGAGLGFTLSAPLHLLLLQWLPSRQVRVGLVAAGMSRAAGGALGLIALAYVLGPVDPDIWYRHIGSLYPHYPRAMELAAGVSAIGFLSTFLLPRKPEERTKSAG
- a CDS encoding enoyl-CoA hydratase, which codes for MSLVEWERREGISVLTLNRPEVYNALNYPTLQELNRILQELHHSKATRVVVITGAGEKAFCSGADLKERRTMSEDQVRRYIHLIRETFLMVERLPKPVIAAVNGVALGGGMELALACDLRVADERAVFGLTETSLGIIPGAGGTQRLPRIVGKAKAKELIFTASRISAKEAEAIGLVNRVVEKGNTLSAALEMAEKINQQAPLALAQAKMAIDYGFEMDLASGLAFETKAYEVLIPTKDRLEGLQAFKEKRKPIYLGE
- the bshC gene encoding bacillithiol biosynthesis cysteine-adding enzyme BshC; the protein is MRTQGIQFKPDHPMVADYMKCSPSVRPFYGYDPFAESSFRLRAERILSRSRPVSRQALVDVLRSYHGDEEIHPAVERNWKRLTDPDSLVVIGGQQAGLLTGPLYTIYKAVTLIQLARQEEERLGRPVIPVFWIAGEDHDVNEVDHITLPSLDEHHPYRRHRLHVSVEGRPSVGRIEIEGAALREWLDQLSRLLPDTEYKREVLSRLHRLDGNRVQWSRYFARLMHELFGRWGLLLVDSADPGLRRLEKPFFEELIRDREGLAVTAWRQKEAVEAAGYPSQVDVNGNQAHLFLHVNGNREALYLDNGQFVTKDGAHRWTAEALLDIACTNPEQLSNNVITRPLMQEFLFPTLAVVVGPSEIAYWGLLKPLFERYGMEMPPLVPRRHFTLVDRASAKYLSRFSLTWEDVVDHLEEKKRAWLLAQQTVDVEALFTEVQTAIDRIYEPLIAEIGSLGKDLVSLGEKNRKKVHEQIQYLKKKTIRAMERRHAVDLRQWDHLGRMLLPGGKWQERVYNIVYFWNQYGLEWLEWLVEQPLPAADRHWLVYL
- a CDS encoding acetyl-CoA carboxylase biotin carboxyl carrier protein subunit → MKTIQANMAGTVLQVLVKPGDEVKSGQDVVILESMKMEIPIAAEADGKVKSVPVEIGSFVGEGDVLVELE